From the Oligoflexia bacterium genome, one window contains:
- the panB gene encoding 3-methyl-2-oxobutanoate hydroxymethyltransferase: MTILDFKKMKTENKKISMVTCYDHWSAQIIAQTNIDCILVGDSLAMVVHGHPSTLQATTEMMTLHTAAVSRGAVKKFIVADMPFLTFRKGVGAAMECVEKLMQAGAHAVKLEGVDGHEDVVRQIVDSGVPVMGHLGLTPQSIHKFGGFKVQGKDDSAAQDIIRQASKLEELGCFSVVLECIPTQVATHITKTLSIPTIGIGAGINVDGQVLVLQDLLGMNNTFKPKFLKQYLKGNELLSNALNNFDTEVKNLKFPTELESYA; encoded by the coding sequence GCTACGATCATTGGTCTGCACAAATTATTGCTCAAACAAATATAGATTGTATCTTAGTGGGCGATAGTCTTGCCATGGTGGTACATGGCCACCCCTCAACGCTTCAAGCAACCACCGAAATGATGACACTTCACACAGCGGCAGTGAGCCGAGGGGCTGTGAAAAAATTTATCGTTGCTGATATGCCCTTTTTGACATTTCGAAAAGGTGTGGGCGCTGCAATGGAGTGTGTTGAAAAGCTCATGCAAGCTGGAGCACATGCTGTAAAACTTGAAGGTGTTGATGGCCATGAAGACGTCGTACGTCAAATAGTAGATTCAGGAGTACCTGTGATGGGGCATCTAGGTCTTACGCCACAATCAATTCACAAATTTGGTGGATTCAAAGTTCAAGGTAAAGATGACAGTGCGGCTCAAGATATTATTCGGCAGGCCTCTAAATTAGAAGAACTTGGTTGTTTTTCTGTGGTTTTGGAATGTATCCCTACTCAAGTTGCAACTCACATTACAAAAACACTTTCAATACCCACCATTGGTATTGGCGCTGGAATTAACGTCGATGGGCAAGTTTTAGTTTTGCAAGATCTTTTGGGCATGAATAATACATTTAAACCAAAATTTTTAAAACAGTACCTCAAAGGAAATGAACTTTTATCTAACGCTTTAAATAACTTCGATACTGAAGTGAAGAATTTAAAATTTCCTACTGAACTTGAGAGTTATGCGTAA